DNA from Ictidomys tridecemlineatus isolate mIctTri1 chromosome 12, mIctTri1.hap1, whole genome shotgun sequence:
tcctcccttgaaaaaaaatagtacaatataattaagtttctaaaattttccacctgaaaaaaaccctaaaatttaAGTGTCTTATTGATGAAAATactaaatgcaatttttttttttgcttaaagcTATTCTACACAAATTTTTAAGTATCTCTAAATTACCAGGTACTAAAACTAAGTCCTAGGGATAAAACTACAAATAGGCTACCTTCTGTGCCATTCGGGAGCTagaagaaataatgaagaatCTAAGGTGTACAGTTACAGCTAAGCTAACAGCACTTTGATATGTGGGGAGCGGAGTGTCAGAGATTATGTGAACCCCAAGAAAGGGGAAATTAATTCCCTCAGGGTTGAATTATCTTGAAAATTAATTTATGTCCAGTATATCATTACTAAATGATACCGAAAAAGTGAACTATGACTGAATGGAATcaaaaaaataaaccagaaaatcTAAACTCTAAGAAATCTCAAAAGGTAATAGAATGATTTAAGGGACTTTGAAATAGTAAGCCTGTGTCACAGACAATTCTGAGAATTAGGCCACTCTCCCTAGTCTTGGCCAATcattcaaataattataattgAGAAAAACTGGATTTCAGAATACATATTTAAGAgttaaaaaagaataactgaaGGAAATAGTGAATTAGACCTGAGCATATACACAGGTCAGGTGCAGAtagaaaggcagaaaaaaaagccGATGTgggtttaatttgatttttgattGAGATACAAATAGAAGAATTACACTTCTTACAAGTGAGCACTGCTTTCAGTCTTTTCCTTTACTGGAGTAATTTATAAGATTGTCAATTGAAATAAGACCAGAGACTTGAATCTTTGCCTTAGGTTCTACCAATAATCAACTGTGTGAAGGGGTCTCATGCTTTCTCCAAGCCTCAGTTACTGATGCCATCAGTACTGTCCTCTGACactctgaaagaataaaaataagcgTTCAAAAAACAATCAAAGACCATGATATTATTTTCACTGAATTTGTCACTGACACGTGTATTGTAAAAGCTCAGGAGAATACAGGATAGTTTTTCCAACAATGTTCTGGGTCATAATACATCAGATTTCATAAACAATACTTGCAACTTACTGCAAATAACTTGGTAAGTATACAATGCCTGATAATTATGAAGCTACATAAAGCTAAGTAGTAGCTGTGGAGTGTATTGAAGACTATGTAGTCTCATTAACTAGGAAATGCATTCAGAAAAGCCAAGTAGAATACTTTTATTAGTTAAACCTATGTCATTCttcggctggggttgtggttcactggtagagtgcttgcctcacatgttgtgtgaggcactggatttgattctcacaccacatataaataaatgaattttttaaaaaggtccatcaataattaaaacaatttttttaaaaaaaatctttcattctCTTAGATACAGGAAACAAGGAAAAACACAGAGCATACTAACATTAGATATCTTTGTGCATTATTATGAGGAAATAAGAAACTCTTGTATTACTTCTCATAGGACCTGTATTGCACatctcagtcatttttatttaaagtttctgaTAAAGTAGCTTAAAGTGAATAAGGAGTTACAATATGTATGCCAAAGAAGagtttgataatttaaaaaaattggaaatggtTTTGTCACTAGATCCAAAAAATGACACAGTAATTATATGCAGTGCTACATAATAATTCTAAGTGTAATTGCAGTGTAATTTCTCTGACATGTATTTACTATCCATCTCCATCATAATTATTATGCATAGATTATGTTACCTTGTTTTTCTACTTCTCCACTATCCTTTTTGAGGTACAGAATTTTCAAATAtgtagattcttttaaaaatatatagtgtcAATAATACATGGCTCATAGAAGGACCTCAACAGATGAAAAACAATGTCAATACTTATATTAATGCAAATACCTTGTGTTCTGGAAAGTCATACCTGCATGACTTCTGAGTTccttttacaaaagaaagaatatcTGGAAGGGGACCCCTTCTTTGTAATTTTTCCATAAACCAAAAGTAGTTTTTTCCACTCTTTCCTATACCACCATCTCTTTTCATAGCAGTAAGATCATCCACATTCTACATGAAACAGGGTCCAGAGAAGTGTGGGTGAGATGCCTGGTGTGCTGCTAATGGGAAGGGACACTCACACCTCACACTTGAAGGCCAGCAGTCTTCTGAACCCAAGAATCCTCGGTGCACAAGCAGGTCACCTCATCTCTTTTTCCCCCAGACCCCAAACCCACTTCTTAAAGAGTCATGTTAATATGATAAAGGCAAGATCTTTGACAAACACAAAGTGAAATTACAATGTATGGAAATGCTTATTTGACAAACTTGGGAAAACAGATGAATCCACTATGTGCTAAGTTCTAGGATGGTAAATGTTATGTGTCAACTTGGTTAGACTACGGTGCCCTGTGGTGGGGTCAAACACTAAGCTAGATGTTTCCAGGAAAGTATTTTTAGATTTGATTAACATTTATAATCAGTTCATTTTGAGCAAAGCAGATTATTCTCCATAATGTGGGTGAGCCTCATCCAATTTGTCAAAGGCCTGAAGAGCAAAGTTTTCCTGAGGAGGAAGGAATTCAGCCACCAGACTGCAACATAAAAATTCTGCTGGAGTTTCAAGGCTTCAGACTCGAGACTGCCACATCAACTCTTATCTGAATCTCCAGCCTGCCAGCTTGCTCAGCAGACTTCAGACTTGCCAGGACCCACAATCGCATGAGCCAAATCCTTAAAACCAACCTCTCATTAAatatatagatgaatggatagatgatagatagatagatagtttgatagatagatagataaacaaatTATTCCAATTTTCTCtaccccttccttttcctctctttttgcatgtaaacacacacacacacacacacacacacacttacacacatgcAGTCAGTCTTCTATATCTGGAGACTCCACATATATGGATTTAACCAGCCACtggttgaaaatattcagaaaaatattgtgTCTGTACTGACAATGTACACACTTTTTATTTGTGTCATTATGCCATAAACAATACTACatagcaactatttacatagcatttacattatattagatattataagtcatctagagtATAAAATAAACAGGAGGATGGGTGCAGGTTATATGTAAATCCTATACCATTTTACATACATGGACTTGGGCATCCAGAGATTTGGGTATCTGCAGAAGACCTGTCCACCAAGGATATGGCAGAACAACTGCATAAATATTCAGTTGGTTCTCTATCTCCAGAGAGCTCTATTTCAGCTTATGCAGAGAATTAAATATATTAGGTATTTTTTTGACAAACACATACTCTTTGGCCTTGTGTATGGCATTGATAGTTGGTATAAACCCTTGGTTTTAGTTACTGAAAGCTAAATGTTTCTAATATGTCTTCCAGTTAAGACTGCTTGATTATCTATCTTTTGTGGGATATCACACTCTAAAGAGTTCAATCATTTTTtatgaacacaataaaataatcatattctCATATGTCTTAAAAACTGTGTAGCTTggcatggtgttgcacacctatgatcccagtggctctggagtctgaggcaggaggatcgtgagttcaaagccagccctagcaaaattgaggcactaagcaactcagtgagaccctgtctccaaataaaatacaaaatagggctggggatgtggctcaataatcaagtgcccctgaattcaattcctggtaccaaaattaaaaaaaatagtatgtgtATTATAATATTTTGAGTTATAAGACTAGTTTTAGGTCAGTTAAGCTCTTAGGCTTCTTAGAAACATCCATCATTGTCTTCATATTGAAaaccacattatttttatatgcaaaaaGTGAATCAAAATAGTTCtgcttttgtttattaatttgatttgatttatttatttagaggtaCCAGGACAGCACTCTACCAtagaactacatccccagcctgccctgtttattgtttgtttgttttggagacagggtcttactaaattgccatgCCGGCCTctaacttgaaatcctcctgcctcagcctcccaagtagctgagattacaggtgtgcaccactatgcctggcaaaaTTGCTCTGTTTTTAGATGAAAGCTATGTCgtattaaaattataaacaatgtgttaagataatgtattttaacatttaacagattaaaatgaggtaaaatattagaattataagtattaagttatttttaaatttctcacaaAAATTTCACAACAGAAGGTTAAGTTACTTTTAGAGGCATGTGGAGTGTGGGGTACTTACTAATGGCAGAGTCATAGGAAGTTGAGTTGTGCTCGCCTCTCATGAAAGGGTACGGTGACAGGTAAGCATGTGTGCAGTTCTTGGATGGTGGCTGATTGGCTAGGAAGAAAAGCACATCAATGCTATTAGTTATTGAGAGACTCTGAGATGACACATTTTGCCAATGGAGCAGAAATATGGGGCCAAGGGTATACAAGCACAGTGAAACTGTCGGTTCCATAAACAAATGCACAGACTTGCTGTATGAGAAACAAAACTTCTACCCATTAGCACAGGGGACCTGGAAGTTAGACTGATCTAGAACATCTAGCTGCATGacataatttaatgaaataaatgccCTTTGTATCACCTTAAAATCAAAGGCATtatgtttcatttgttttcacaTGTTCCCCAATACCTAGCATAATGCCTAACACAGTAGGTATTcaaaagcaacttaaaaaaatctaataaaattagATATAACTTAGATTAGTtccaattaatataattttttctataCCCATTCTATTTTACAGAAAAGATACAAATGATAGATCGTCAAAGTTAAtgattcaaataaatttttagcaTTTGAAGAAACCACATGAAGGAAATTTATGTTGTCTGAAAAAATATCACTGTGTGTAATGTAAGGAGGAggaatatattctttctttctctacgTCTCTGGCAAAATCTTCCTCTTGCACATTCTGACTTACTCCACTTTATTAGGGTCTAAAAAGTTTCCATGGGCAATTTGCAGGCTTATTCTCCAGCCCCAAATGCTCTGTAGGACAGTGCAGGCACTCCTCTCAAAAGGCCACTTCATGTCTACTTTGTTCCTTTTGTATATAACAACGTGCCATCAGCGTAAGTCTTCAGTGACCTTATGTTCTTATTATATATTCTGTAACCTTGACTACTGTGTAAATACACACTTTGATTTTTCACAGGAGTATTTGATAAGCACACTAACAATTTCAACCCTCAATAGGCTTTAGGCTAATAAACAAATCTTTCATTGTGggagacaataaaataaatgctagCTATTGTCAATGAATTGGTTTTCAAAGATTATTATAGTATAAGGAATACAGTTGAAAGAGTGCATCATTGTCTTAGAAAGTTACTTGACTTCAAAAGGGAACTTTAAAGTTTCTATACAAGAATGAAAACATCAAAAGCAAACCGTTTCTTGATGTTGCCTACAAACTTGGGTGAAGACCAAATGAAAAAGCTTTCATCTGCCACTGCTGGTAATTAAGTTTCATTacataaaaaaagacatttttaaaaaaactttgaagctatgaatataaaataataccattatttctgaatttttacatTTGAGATTTCATGTGTTTATAGCCCCCcccaaaataacatttatttgcaACATAGAAATAGACACTTGAAAAGGAACACCGTAGATAATatctgttttgtttgttagagttagtatattttaaatgtgagCAGAGCAACAGCAGATACCTCCATTTTTCCATAAGTATTCAGATTCCTAAATTatggtagaaaataaaataattacaccTACAGACATTTCTCTTTGGGACTTTTGAAAACATCTCATTGAGATTTTATAATCAAGAATCCAGTACTTTCGTAAGGGATACGTACTAAATAGGAAACAGCCTGCTTTTTGTTTCATAGACAAGGGGTGAAATAAAGCTAAATTGTACTTACTGTACCAGAACTTCCAGATGTTGGAGTTATTTTCTTCCACCATCCCATTAAACCAACATCTCCAGAAGAATCCTTCATGGTGGAAAGTGATATTCTCTATCTGTAAGGAAACAAAGGCAGTAACTTGCCATCGACTCACAGAATATAATCAAAATTCCTGCAtccagaaaattttaaagaaatgtcttCTTTCCCCTGTAATGATGATCAGTGGCTTCCTACAGATCTCTTCTATACAGAAAGACACCCCACTGCTATTCTCTGACTTCAAGAGGATGCATAGTGCTGTCCTCCTCTACAGCAAATACATCAGTATTTTGAAGAAGAAACGCACATTGTGTTCACCTGAACACCTTCCCACTTCTGTTGCCAGAAGCCAGTAGTCCGATCCAAAAGCCACTAAAAACAGTAAGACCCCCAAAGCTCCGAAGAGAGCCCCGAAGAAGATGGCAATATTTAGTCTCATTTTCGGTCCACTGGTTTCCTCTTAAATAAGAAATTGCAGTAGGGCAGACACGTAGCTcctcaacaacaataaaaaagaaagaataagatctTTGAGGATGCAAGATCTTCCCAAGAAGCCAGTTCTAGTTCATGTTTTGGTGGCTTCTCTCCTTAGACCCAGCCCGTGGATTTGAATTCCCTTTGGTCCCTGCTGGAGGGACTCCAACCAGGCAGCTGAGAATGACTGGTTATTTTAAGATACTGATTGAGGAGCTGTCTTTTCTCCCATGGGGATCAAAAAATAGCTGACCTTCCCCTGACTACAGAGAAAGCGTGTCAGGAGCTGGCTTGGATTGGCATTATTGCTGTAGGGGAACCCGTGGAAGTGGAAAGAAGATGGAAAGGCTATGAAGTCATTGACCGTATTGGACACAAAACTTAAGTGTCAGAACAAGCTCCTCTTAGTCTAGAATGACCATTACAACTTCAAAGACACTTCAGATTCTCCTTGAAGATACATAAATCGCAGCTAAAAGGAATGATGGAGACTTCTCTGAAATACAACTGAAATTCTAACTAACCTCTTACTTTCTGTGGACATTTCtgagatagaaaataatttttgtttcagtttataattttaaaacgtAGGTATGccttgaaaaatattaaagaaatactcTTAAGCAGCATCCACATAATGACATGAAAACAACACTTTCTATGGAAGCTCATAGAACTGATGTAAGTGAATCCAAATAATCATCCCCAAGTGAactggtaaaaacaaacaaacaaacaaaaaactcaaaataatgaTTGTCTTCAGGAATAAGATGAAATGatctggtctattttttttttaattttcttcttccatttcaaATATCTAACTTCCTCAATATACAAGTCACACTAAATACCCATTTGGACCACCCAATGCAATGCATCTACATTTTCTTAAAGTCTTACCTGTTCCTagctcatttgtttgttttgtgttcacATTTGAATATGCCAGAgagtgttctttttaaaatatttgtgtgctATTTGTGATTCTCTACTGTCCCTCTGGCTGGGGACAGTATTGTTTCTCAATAATTGCACAGACCACTCAATATTTTCAGGAGGCATCTGAATGCAAACAACCATTTACACAGCATCCCCTTTTTTGTGGGCATAGGATGAACTCTTATGATGGATTCTGTTGAAGGCCAAAAATCCCTAGGAAGTATGCCTcgtgctgtcctcctcagtagCAAATGCATCAGTATTTTGAAGAAGAAATGCATAGTATGTTCACTTGAACACCTTCCCCCTTTCATTCCTTGTTCATTTCCACTTATATGCAACTAGAAGTGTTCAAAAGCCAGGAGTGAAATCCTAGCCATAGACTCAGTAACTGTAGGGGTTAAATTGAATTTGAAAGCGGATCTGAGATGATCCCTCATCTAATGCTCAAAGCTTTTTCATAAGACTTTCCACATCATTCAGCTATAGCAATTCTAGACTGTACCATTTAAGAACACCAATAATGGTAATACTGCTTTGTTACATGTCCTGCCAAAAATTGTGCCAAACTTTTTATCATAGGAGTTTGCAGAGTATTGGTCCTGATCTGCCCTCTGAGAATAGACTGCACAAGTTTAAATCCTCTGTTGTAGGACAGaatttgaagatattttataaTCATCTCATGCCTCCTTAACCCATTGCCCTGATCCCACTCCAACTTGAAATGATAAGCATCCACTCTTAATagggtctttcttttttttttcaatgttaagCATTCGGTTCCTTGACATATCTTTTTCATGGACATAATTCCATATCTGTCTTTTCTGGTTCTTTCCTACAATTCTCAAGCACTTGATCAAAGTGAGGC
Protein-coding regions in this window:
- the Tmem182 gene encoding transmembrane protein 182 isoform X2; this translates as MRLNIAIFFGALFGALGVLLFLVAFGSDYWLLATEVGRCSGEHNIENITFHHEGFFWRCWFNGMVEENNSNIWKFWYTNQPPSKNCTHAYLSPYPFMRGEHNSTSYDSAIIYRGFWAVLMLLGVVTVLTASFLIICAAPFASHFLYKAGGGSYIAADVCKYHHALDSEPSQCVTDRPQASFPLLPTCPEKPAACSRSPWFANFT